One genomic region from Gossypium hirsutum isolate 1008001.06 chromosome D13, Gossypium_hirsutum_v2.1, whole genome shotgun sequence encodes:
- the LOC121225653 gene encoding ABSCISIC ACID-INSENSITIVE 5-like protein 7 — MGSNLNFKRFVEAPSMEGSGSKAVGNFPLARQSSIYLLTFDELQNTFGGLGKDFGSMNMDELLRNISTAEETQSLMTASVPGGEGGVSGGNLQRQGSLTLPRTLSQKTVEEVWKDLFKENDGAKNVSNGGGGGGANLPQRQQTLGEMTLEEFLGRAGIVREDMQSIGVPNNNGFFDNNSGLALQFQQTNGNNGFLSNNNSVLNQPPILPLDVSGAKSSHSQQQQQPLFPKQQTVAFAPSMHLINTTHFPSPGAQGSVVETSDLSMNTNLVQSSGLQSGGMGIVGLPSPASHMSPDVISKNSVDTTSLSPVPYVLGRGRKRSAALEKVVERRQRRMIKNRESATRSRARKQAYTLELEAEVSKLKEMNEELLRKQEEVMEMQKNQMLETLNPAWGGKRQCLRRTLTGPW, encoded by the exons ATGGGGTCTAATCTGAATTTCAAGAGGTTTGTTGAAGCACCAAGTATGGAAGGGAGTGGATCAAAGGCAGTGGGCAATTTCCCATTGGCTAGGCAGTCTTCAATATACTTGTTGACCTTCGATGAGCTGCAGAACACATTCGGTGGACTCGGCAAGGACTTCGGATCCATGAACATGGATGAACTCTTGAGGAACATCTCAACTGCTGAAGAGACTCAGAGTTTGATGACAGCTTCAGTTCCTGGAGGAGAAGGTGGTGTTTCTGGTGGTAATTTGCAGAGGCAAGGTTCATTGACATTGCCAAGGACTCTGAGTCAGAAAACGGTTGAAGAAGTATGGAAAGACTTGTTTAAGGAAAATGATGGTGCTAAAAATGTAAgtaatggtggtggtggtggtggagcgAATTTGCCACAGAGGCAACAGACGTTGGGAGAGATGACTTTGGAGGAGTTCCTGGGGAGGGCAGGTATTGTGAGGGAAGATATGCAATCGATTGGAGTGCCGAATAACAATGGATTCTTCGATAACAACTCTGGTTTAGCTCTTCAGTTTCAACAGACAAATGGGAACAATGGTTTTTTGAGTAACAATAACTCAGTTCTTAATCAGCCTCCAATCTTACCATTAGACGTGAGTGGAGCCAAATCATCACACTCACAGCAGCAACAACAGCCACTCTTTCCCAAGCAACAAACGGTTGCATTCGCTCCATCTATGCACTTGATAAACACTACACATTTTCCTAGTCCTGGAGCTCAGGGGTCGGTAGTTGAAACCAGTGACCTTTCAATGAATACTAATCTAGTTCAGTCTAGTGGCCTGCAGAGTGGCGGGATGGGAATAGTTGGTTTACCATCTCCTGCAAGCCATATGTCTCCAGATGTGATTTCAAAGAATAGCGTAGATACAACTTCTTTATCACCGGTTCCTTATGTACTTGGCCGGGGAAGAAAACGCAGTGCAGCATTGGAGAAAGTCGTTGAGAGAAGGCAAAGGAGAATGATTAAGAACAGAGAGTCAGCCACAAGATCACGAGCTCGCAAGCAG GCTTATACATTGGAACTTGAAGCTGAAGTTTCAAAACTTAAAGAAATGAATGAAGAATTGCTGAGGAAACAG GAAGAAGTGATGGAAATGCAGAAAAATCAG ATGCTAGAAACACTTAATCCAGCATGGGGAGGTAAAAGACAATGCTTAAGAAGAACACTGACAGGCCCTTGGTAG
- the LOC107894275 gene encoding protein DJ-1 homolog C isoform X2 has translation MESLSCLVLKPSPPTRLFFPPRIPQMALPGSTFVFPFSMDYQLPITTAKLALKPIRASTSAVPTTPSTTSTVTSSPTAASTKKVLVPIGFGTEEMEAVILVDVLRRAGAEVTVASVEPQLEVQASGGTKLVADTRISTCSDRVFDLVALPGGMPGSAQLRDCEILKKITSKQAEEKRLYGGISTAPAVTLLPWGLLKRKRTTCHPAFFDRLPTFWAVKSNIQVSGELTTSQGPGTSFLFALALVEQLFGESVAREIGELLFMHSADDKPRKEEFNKVDWAVSHTPRVLVPVANGSEEIEIVTIVDILRRAKVDVVVASVEKSVKILASQGVKIIADKLIGDAAGSIYDLIILPGGVAGTERLQKSRILKKLLKEQDAAGRILGAVCSSPTVLHKHGLLKENKVTAHPSAITELSNPVDGPKVVIDGKLITSMGLATVSDFALAIVSKFFGHARARSVAEGLVFEYPRS, from the exons ATGGAGAGTTTGTCGTGTCTGGTTTTGAAACCATCACCTCCAACAAGGTTATTCTTTCCTCCAAGGATTCCTCAAATGGCACTTCCTGGCTCTACCTTTGTGTTCCCCTTTTCCATGGACTATCAGCTTCCCATAACAACCGCAAAACTGGCTTTAAAACCCATCAGAGCCTCCACTTCTGCAGTTCCCACAACCCCTTCAACAACGTCCACTGTTACAAGCTCCCCCACTGCCGCTTCTACCAAAAAG GTTTTGGTTCCAATTGGATTTGGTACTGAGGAAATGGAAGCTGTTATACTGGTTGATGTTCTACGCCGTGCTGGGGCAGAGGTGACGGTGGCCTCGGTGGAACCGCAGCTCGAGGTTCAAGCATCGGGAGGCACCAAGTTGGTTGCTGATACCAGAATCTCCACTTGTTCTGACCGTGTTTTCGATCTCGTGGCATTGCCA GGAGGAATGCCTGGATCAGCGCAATTGAGAGATTGTGAAATTCTGAAGAAGATTACAAGCAAACAAGCTGAGGAAAAGAGGCTATATGGAGGTATATCTACTGCTCCAGCTGTTACACTTCTCCCTTGGGGACTCTTGAAGAGGAAGCGG ACAACTTGCCACCCTGCATTCTTTGACCGGCTTCCGACCTTCTGGGCTGTCAAATCAAATATTCAAGTTTCAGGAGAGCTTACGACAAGCCAAGGCCCGGGAACTTCTTTCTTGTTTGCACTGGCCTTGGTAGAACAGCTTTTCGGGGAGTCTGTTGCCAGGGAGATTGGGGAATTGTTG TTCATGCATTCTGCTGATGATAAACCAAGAAAGGAAGAGTTCAACAAAGTTGACTGGGCTGTGAGTCACACTCCTCGA GTTCTGGTTCCAGTTGCAAATGGTTCAGAGGAGATCGAAATAGTTACTATTGTAGACATTCTACGTCGAGCAAAGGTGGATGTTGTGGTTGCTTCGGTTGAAAAGTCAGTTAAGATTTTGGCATCTCAGGGTGTAAAAATCATTGCTGACAAGTTAATCGGTGATGCCGCAGGGTCaatatatgatttgattattCTTCCG GGAGGAGTTGCTGGTACTGAACGGCTACAGAAATCTCGAATTCTCAAGAAGTTGTTGAAAGAACAAGATGCGGCCGGAAGAATACTCGGAGCTGTTTGCTCTTCTCCAACAGTCCTGCACAAACATGGGCTGCTCAAG GAAAATAAAGTCACTGCTCATCCCTCTGCCATTACAGAACTCTCCAATCCAGTAGATGGTCCCAAAGTAGTTATTGATGGTAAACTGATTACAAGCATGGGACTTGCTACAGTTTCAGATTTCGCACTGGCTATTGTGAGCAAGTTTTTTGGCCATGCAAGGGCTAGAAGTGTTGCAGAAGGCCTCGTTTTTGAGTACCCCAGAAGTTAG
- the LOC107894275 gene encoding protein DJ-1 homolog C isoform X1: MESLSCLVLKPSPPTRLFFPPRIPQMALPGSTFVFPFSMDYQLPITTAKLALKPIRASTSAVPTTPSTTSTVTSSPTAASTKKVLVPIGFGTEEMEAVILVDVLRRAGAEVTVASVEPQLEVQASGGTKLVADTRISTCSDRVFDLVALPGGMPGSAQLRDCEILKKITSKQAEEKRLYGGISTAPAVTLLPWGLLKRKRTTCHPAFFDRLPTFWAVKSNIQVSGELTTSQGPGTSFLFALALVEQLFGESVAREIGELLFMHSADDKPRKEEFNKVDWAVSHTPRVLVPVANGSEEIEIVTIVDILRRAKVDVVVASVEKSVKILASQGVKIIADKLIGDAAGSIYDLIILPQGGVAGTERLQKSRILKKLLKEQDAAGRILGAVCSSPTVLHKHGLLKENKVTAHPSAITELSNPVDGPKVVIDGKLITSMGLATVSDFALAIVSKFFGHARARSVAEGLVFEYPRS; this comes from the exons ATGGAGAGTTTGTCGTGTCTGGTTTTGAAACCATCACCTCCAACAAGGTTATTCTTTCCTCCAAGGATTCCTCAAATGGCACTTCCTGGCTCTACCTTTGTGTTCCCCTTTTCCATGGACTATCAGCTTCCCATAACAACCGCAAAACTGGCTTTAAAACCCATCAGAGCCTCCACTTCTGCAGTTCCCACAACCCCTTCAACAACGTCCACTGTTACAAGCTCCCCCACTGCCGCTTCTACCAAAAAG GTTTTGGTTCCAATTGGATTTGGTACTGAGGAAATGGAAGCTGTTATACTGGTTGATGTTCTACGCCGTGCTGGGGCAGAGGTGACGGTGGCCTCGGTGGAACCGCAGCTCGAGGTTCAAGCATCGGGAGGCACCAAGTTGGTTGCTGATACCAGAATCTCCACTTGTTCTGACCGTGTTTTCGATCTCGTGGCATTGCCA GGAGGAATGCCTGGATCAGCGCAATTGAGAGATTGTGAAATTCTGAAGAAGATTACAAGCAAACAAGCTGAGGAAAAGAGGCTATATGGAGGTATATCTACTGCTCCAGCTGTTACACTTCTCCCTTGGGGACTCTTGAAGAGGAAGCGG ACAACTTGCCACCCTGCATTCTTTGACCGGCTTCCGACCTTCTGGGCTGTCAAATCAAATATTCAAGTTTCAGGAGAGCTTACGACAAGCCAAGGCCCGGGAACTTCTTTCTTGTTTGCACTGGCCTTGGTAGAACAGCTTTTCGGGGAGTCTGTTGCCAGGGAGATTGGGGAATTGTTG TTCATGCATTCTGCTGATGATAAACCAAGAAAGGAAGAGTTCAACAAAGTTGACTGGGCTGTGAGTCACACTCCTCGA GTTCTGGTTCCAGTTGCAAATGGTTCAGAGGAGATCGAAATAGTTACTATTGTAGACATTCTACGTCGAGCAAAGGTGGATGTTGTGGTTGCTTCGGTTGAAAAGTCAGTTAAGATTTTGGCATCTCAGGGTGTAAAAATCATTGCTGACAAGTTAATCGGTGATGCCGCAGGGTCaatatatgatttgattattCTTCCG CAGGGAGGAGTTGCTGGTACTGAACGGCTACAGAAATCTCGAATTCTCAAGAAGTTGTTGAAAGAACAAGATGCGGCCGGAAGAATACTCGGAGCTGTTTGCTCTTCTCCAACAGTCCTGCACAAACATGGGCTGCTCAAG GAAAATAAAGTCACTGCTCATCCCTCTGCCATTACAGAACTCTCCAATCCAGTAGATGGTCCCAAAGTAGTTATTGATGGTAAACTGATTACAAGCATGGGACTTGCTACAGTTTCAGATTTCGCACTGGCTATTGTGAGCAAGTTTTTTGGCCATGCAAGGGCTAGAAGTGTTGCAGAAGGCCTCGTTTTTGAGTACCCCAGAAGTTAG
- the LOC107894275 gene encoding protein DJ-1 homolog C isoform X4, protein MESLSCLVLKPSPPTRLFFPPRIPQMALPGSTFVFPFSMDYQLPITTAKLALKPIRASTSAVPTTPSTTSTVTSSPTAASTKKVLVPIGFGTEEMEAVILVDVLRRAGAEVTVASVEPQLEVQASGGTKLVADTRISTCSDRVFDLVALPGGMPGSAQLRDCEILKKITSKQAEEKRLYGGISTAPAVTLLPWGLLKRKRTTCHPAFFDRLPTFWAVKSNIQVSGELTTSQGPGTSFLFALALVEQLFGESVAREIGELLFMHSADDKPRKEEFNKVDWAVSHTPRVLVPVANGSEEIEIVTIVDILRRAKVDVVVASVEKSVKILASQGVKIIADKLIGDAAGSIYDLIILPGGVAGTERLQKSRILKKLLKEQDAAGRILGAVCSSPTVLHKHGLLKMNTGK, encoded by the exons ATGGAGAGTTTGTCGTGTCTGGTTTTGAAACCATCACCTCCAACAAGGTTATTCTTTCCTCCAAGGATTCCTCAAATGGCACTTCCTGGCTCTACCTTTGTGTTCCCCTTTTCCATGGACTATCAGCTTCCCATAACAACCGCAAAACTGGCTTTAAAACCCATCAGAGCCTCCACTTCTGCAGTTCCCACAACCCCTTCAACAACGTCCACTGTTACAAGCTCCCCCACTGCCGCTTCTACCAAAAAG GTTTTGGTTCCAATTGGATTTGGTACTGAGGAAATGGAAGCTGTTATACTGGTTGATGTTCTACGCCGTGCTGGGGCAGAGGTGACGGTGGCCTCGGTGGAACCGCAGCTCGAGGTTCAAGCATCGGGAGGCACCAAGTTGGTTGCTGATACCAGAATCTCCACTTGTTCTGACCGTGTTTTCGATCTCGTGGCATTGCCA GGAGGAATGCCTGGATCAGCGCAATTGAGAGATTGTGAAATTCTGAAGAAGATTACAAGCAAACAAGCTGAGGAAAAGAGGCTATATGGAGGTATATCTACTGCTCCAGCTGTTACACTTCTCCCTTGGGGACTCTTGAAGAGGAAGCGG ACAACTTGCCACCCTGCATTCTTTGACCGGCTTCCGACCTTCTGGGCTGTCAAATCAAATATTCAAGTTTCAGGAGAGCTTACGACAAGCCAAGGCCCGGGAACTTCTTTCTTGTTTGCACTGGCCTTGGTAGAACAGCTTTTCGGGGAGTCTGTTGCCAGGGAGATTGGGGAATTGTTG TTCATGCATTCTGCTGATGATAAACCAAGAAAGGAAGAGTTCAACAAAGTTGACTGGGCTGTGAGTCACACTCCTCGA GTTCTGGTTCCAGTTGCAAATGGTTCAGAGGAGATCGAAATAGTTACTATTGTAGACATTCTACGTCGAGCAAAGGTGGATGTTGTGGTTGCTTCGGTTGAAAAGTCAGTTAAGATTTTGGCATCTCAGGGTGTAAAAATCATTGCTGACAAGTTAATCGGTGATGCCGCAGGGTCaatatatgatttgattattCTTCCG GGAGGAGTTGCTGGTACTGAACGGCTACAGAAATCTCGAATTCTCAAGAAGTTGTTGAAAGAACAAGATGCGGCCGGAAGAATACTCGGAGCTGTTTGCTCTTCTCCAACAGTCCTGCACAAACATGGGCTGCTCAAG ATGAATACAGGAAAATAA
- the LOC107894275 gene encoding protein DJ-1 homolog C isoform X3 has translation MESLSCLVLKPSPPTRLFFPPRIPQMALPGSTFVFPFSMDYQLPITTAKLALKPIRASTSAVPTTPSTTSTVTSSPTAASTKKVLVPIGFGTEEMEAVILVDVLRRAGAEVTVASVEPQLEVQASGGTKLVADTRISTCSDRVFDLVALPGGMPGSAQLRDCEILKKITSKQAEEKRLYGGISTAPAVTLLPWGLLKRKRTTCHPAFFDRLPTFWAVKSNIQVSGELTTSQGPGTSFLFALALVEQLFGESVAREIGELLFMHSADDKPRKEEFNKVDWAVSHTPRVLVPVANGSEEIEIVTIVDILRRAKVDVVVASVEKSVKILASQGVKIIADKLIGDAAGSIYDLIILPQGGVAGTERLQKSRILKKLLKEQDAAGRILGAVCSSPTVLHKHGLLKMNTGK, from the exons ATGGAGAGTTTGTCGTGTCTGGTTTTGAAACCATCACCTCCAACAAGGTTATTCTTTCCTCCAAGGATTCCTCAAATGGCACTTCCTGGCTCTACCTTTGTGTTCCCCTTTTCCATGGACTATCAGCTTCCCATAACAACCGCAAAACTGGCTTTAAAACCCATCAGAGCCTCCACTTCTGCAGTTCCCACAACCCCTTCAACAACGTCCACTGTTACAAGCTCCCCCACTGCCGCTTCTACCAAAAAG GTTTTGGTTCCAATTGGATTTGGTACTGAGGAAATGGAAGCTGTTATACTGGTTGATGTTCTACGCCGTGCTGGGGCAGAGGTGACGGTGGCCTCGGTGGAACCGCAGCTCGAGGTTCAAGCATCGGGAGGCACCAAGTTGGTTGCTGATACCAGAATCTCCACTTGTTCTGACCGTGTTTTCGATCTCGTGGCATTGCCA GGAGGAATGCCTGGATCAGCGCAATTGAGAGATTGTGAAATTCTGAAGAAGATTACAAGCAAACAAGCTGAGGAAAAGAGGCTATATGGAGGTATATCTACTGCTCCAGCTGTTACACTTCTCCCTTGGGGACTCTTGAAGAGGAAGCGG ACAACTTGCCACCCTGCATTCTTTGACCGGCTTCCGACCTTCTGGGCTGTCAAATCAAATATTCAAGTTTCAGGAGAGCTTACGACAAGCCAAGGCCCGGGAACTTCTTTCTTGTTTGCACTGGCCTTGGTAGAACAGCTTTTCGGGGAGTCTGTTGCCAGGGAGATTGGGGAATTGTTG TTCATGCATTCTGCTGATGATAAACCAAGAAAGGAAGAGTTCAACAAAGTTGACTGGGCTGTGAGTCACACTCCTCGA GTTCTGGTTCCAGTTGCAAATGGTTCAGAGGAGATCGAAATAGTTACTATTGTAGACATTCTACGTCGAGCAAAGGTGGATGTTGTGGTTGCTTCGGTTGAAAAGTCAGTTAAGATTTTGGCATCTCAGGGTGTAAAAATCATTGCTGACAAGTTAATCGGTGATGCCGCAGGGTCaatatatgatttgattattCTTCCG CAGGGAGGAGTTGCTGGTACTGAACGGCTACAGAAATCTCGAATTCTCAAGAAGTTGTTGAAAGAACAAGATGCGGCCGGAAGAATACTCGGAGCTGTTTGCTCTTCTCCAACAGTCCTGCACAAACATGGGCTGCTCAAG ATGAATACAGGAAAATAA
- the LOC121203424 gene encoding uncharacterized protein: MANLNESTTLVPSESSDQRRTLMVDLNVNVLQPSMNQQNRTSSHDGPVAILWDIENCPVPSDVRPEDVAGNIRMALRVHPIIKGAVVVFSAYGDFNAFPRRLREGCQRTGVKLIDVPNGRKDAADKAILVDMFLFALDNPPPSSIMLISGDVDFAPALHILGQRGYTIILVIPAGVGVSSALSNAGNFVWDWPSVARGEGFVPPSKAIMPPQGGPADIAGYFMGRHISDNPDGQNEEEAIVYRGISRSYYNSRDFSIVSQSLSEYTSNSSIAIPSCPTTLRSQSLPSGLNEASGCLSTYDQNDTMWVQPGDINGLKGQLVKLLELSGGCMPLIRVPAEYHKFFGRPLYIAEYGAFKLVNLFKKMGDTLAIDGKGHKKFVYLRNWKACPSAPPLVLTRKDKKGKGNQEESLDIAAGVGSSDEFSDEERVVVEEHYEKRNEGRTNFGEAGCEVDDRNLEQFKCELQEILVSYSCRIFLGCFEEIYQQRYKKMLDYQKLGVEKLEELFDKVRDVVFLHEEPLSKRKFLYAVGS, encoded by the coding sequence ATGGCCAATCTAAATGAATCAACGACCTTAGTTCCTTCAGAGTCCTCGGATCAAAGGCGTACACTTATGGTGGACTTAAATGTGAATGTACTTCAACCTTCTATGAACCAGCAAAACCGAACATCATCCCATGATGGTCCTGTGGCTATCCTTTGGGATATAGAGAACTGCCCTGTCCCCAGTGATGTACGCCCTGAAGATGTAGCGGGGAATATAAGAATGGCTTTGCGAGTGCATCCTATAATTAAAGGAGCTGTTGTGGTGTTCTCTGCATACGGGGATTTTAATGCCTTCCCCAGGAGACTCAGGGAGGGCTGTCAGAGAACTGGAGTCAAACTCATAGATGTCCCAAATGGAAGGAAGGATGCTGCCGACAAGGCTATCTTGGTTGACATGTTCTTATTTGCCCTCGATAACCCCCCACCTTCATCTATCATGCTGATTTCGGGGGATGTTGATTTTGCTCCGGCTCTTCACATTCTTGGTCAACGTGGCTATACAATCATTCTTGTTATTCCTGCCGGAGTAGGAGTTTCATCTGCACTGAGCAATGCCGGTAATTTTGTTTGGGATTGGCCTAGCGTTGCTCGTGGGGAAGGCTTTGTACCTCCATCTAAGGCCATAATGCCTCCTCAAGGAGGACCAGCTGATATTGCTGGGTATTTCATGGGTCGCCATATTAGTGACAATCCAGATGGCCAAAATGAAGAAGAGGCAATAGTTTATCGGGGCATTTCGAGAAGCTATTACAACTCAAGAGATTTCTCGATTGTGTCGCAATCTTTATCTGAATATACAAGTAACTCTTCAATAGCCATACCTTCGTGCCCTACAACTTTGAGGTCGCAAAGTCTCCCATCTGGTTTGAATGAAGCGTCAGGATGTCTGAGCACTTATGATCAGAATGACACTATGTGGGTACAGCCCGGAGACATAAATGGGTTAAAGGGACAACTGGTGAAATTGCTTGAACTTTCAGGAGGATGCATGCCCCTTATCCGTGTTCCAGCAGAGTATCATAAATTTTTCGGAAGGCCTCTTTACATAGCAGAGTATGGAGCATTCAAACTTGTTAATCTTTTCAAAAAGATGGGTGACACTCTAGCAATTGACGGGAAAGGTCATAAGAAATTCGTCTACCTTCGAAATTGGAAAGCTTGCCCAAGTGCACCTCCTTTGGTTTTAACAAGGAAAGATAAGAAGGGTAAGGGGAACCAGGAGGAAAGCCTGGACATTGCTGCAGGTGTTGGCTCTTCTGATGAGTTCTCTGATGAAGAAAGAGTGGTAGTTGAAGAACATTACGAGAAGAGGAATGAAGGAAGAACCAACTTTGGGGAAGCAGGATGTGAAGTCGATGACCGTAACCTCGAGCAATTTAAATGTGAGTTGCAGGAAATTCTCGTGAGTTATTCTTGCCGAATTTTCTTGGGTTGCTTCGAAGAAATATACCAGCAACGATACAAGAAAATGCTGGACTATCAAAAGCTAGGCGTGGAGAAGCTGGAGGAGTTGTTTGACAAGGTGAGGGATGTAGTCTTCTTGCATGAAGAACCACTAAGCAAGAGAAAATTTCTCTATGCAGTAGGCAGCTAG